From a region of the Methanobrevibacter sp. V74 genome:
- a CDS encoding class I SAM-dependent methyltransferase translates to MNDNDNNVNTGRHVENKELIKNARNPVGELGHQILDRMNKSHESMAQWGVTHFDVKEDSKILDIGCGGGRNLERFAALVSGEGRVVGIDYSEVSVEKSIALNKEAIDNGIVNVLKESVSDMPFYDETFDIVTGFETIYFWPDVINDLKEVNRVLKKGGLVFFCNEAVYREGEMEKYDDLVELLDMKIYSEDVLRESLERTGFKDFKAFVNEENDWICITAIKI, encoded by the coding sequence ATGAATGATAATGATAATAATGTGAATACTGGACGTCATGTTGAAAATAAGGAATTAATTAAAAATGCCAGAAACCCTGTTGGCGAATTGGGTCATCAAATACTTGATAGGATGAATAAATCCCATGAATCAATGGCGCAATGGGGAGTAACTCATTTTGATGTTAAGGAAGATTCAAAAATCTTGGACATTGGATGCGGAGGTGGAAGAAATCTTGAAAGATTTGCCGCACTGGTGTCTGGCGAAGGCAGAGTTGTTGGAATTGATTACTCCGAAGTAAGCGTTGAAAAATCCATTGCATTGAATAAGGAAGCTATTGACAATGGAATTGTCAACGTGTTAAAAGAATCAGTTTCTGACATGCCATTTTATGATGAAACCTTTGATATTGTAACTGGTTTTGAGACTATATACTTCTGGCCGGATGTTATCAATGATTTAAAGGAAGTTAATAGAGTTTTGAAGAAAGGAGGTTTAGTATTTTTCTGTAATGAAGCGGTCTATAGGGAAGGCGAAATGGAAAAATATGATGATTTGGTAGAATTGCTTGACATGAAGATATATTCCGAAGACGTTTTAAGGGAATCTCTTGAAAGGACAGGGTTTAAGGATTTCAAAGCATTTGTAAATGAAGAAAATGATTGGATTTGCATTACTGCAATAAAAATCTAA
- the cobQ gene encoding cobyric acid synthase CobQ → MTNCIMVQGTSSNAGKSMLVAALCRIYKNRGYKVAPFKSQNMSLNSYTTKENGEIGIAQMLQAEAAMIEPSIHMNPVLLKPKGDFTSNVIIQGKSVGDMNFYDYQHKYHDTALNAIKESFKILSDEYDIIIIEGAGSPAEINMRDQDIANMEIAHLADANVILIADIEMGGVFAAIAGTYVLLDDYDRSRLKATVINKFRGNLDILKPGLDRIEEITGEPVLGVLPYDETLKLPEEDSASLTTHEFAENREITIGVIRLPKIANFTDIDPFEYEDDVSLKMIGINDDIGDVDAILIPGTRNSTEDMHALRESGLADRIIEKSAEIPIIGICGGLQILGNVINDEDKRESSHGTINGLSLLDIESSFSRAGKIVTQSIATIPQDINGLAGEIFKNIVGEEVRGYEIHEGTSKLLNSTPLLNIEKGQGNNDNGKIDGASNDNVFATYFHGIFHNYNFRREFLNYIRVKKGLEAKYGEDPYETQKDYSLNRLAEIVEENLDMDIIDNLVFAKKE, encoded by the coding sequence ATGACAAACTGTATCATGGTTCAAGGAACATCATCAAATGCCGGAAAAAGTATGCTTGTAGCAGCATTATGTAGAATTTATAAAAACAGAGGATATAAAGTAGCACCTTTCAAGTCCCAAAATATGTCTTTAAACTCATACACCACAAAAGAAAATGGAGAAATAGGCATAGCACAAATGCTACAAGCGGAAGCGGCAATGATTGAACCAAGTATACATATGAATCCGGTTTTATTAAAACCAAAAGGAGATTTCACTTCAAATGTAATAATTCAGGGAAAATCCGTTGGAGATATGAACTTTTATGACTACCAGCATAAATACCATGACACGGCACTTAATGCAATAAAAGAAAGTTTTAAGATTTTATCAGACGAATATGACATTATAATCATTGAAGGTGCCGGTTCTCCTGCTGAAATTAATATGCGAGATCAAGATATAGCCAATATGGAAATAGCCCACCTCGCTGATGCAAATGTAATATTGATAGCAGATATTGAAATGGGAGGGGTTTTTGCAGCCATTGCCGGAACTTATGTATTGCTTGATGATTATGACAGGTCCCGCCTAAAAGCAACCGTAATCAATAAGTTCAGAGGAAACCTCGATATCCTAAAACCTGGCCTTGATAGAATTGAAGAGATAACTGGCGAACCCGTTTTAGGAGTATTGCCCTATGACGAAACTTTAAAATTGCCAGAAGAGGATTCGGCATCCCTAACAACCCATGAATTTGCAGAGAATCGGGAAATTACCATTGGAGTAATAAGGCTTCCGAAAATAGCTAATTTCACAGACATCGACCCGTTTGAGTATGAAGATGATGTTTCCCTTAAAATGATTGGCATTAATGATGATATTGGAGATGTTGACGCTATTTTAATTCCAGGTACTCGTAATTCAACAGAGGATATGCATGCACTTCGTGAAAGCGGCCTTGCAGATAGAATAATTGAAAAATCAGCTGAAATTCCCATTATCGGAATTTGCGGCGGCCTGCAAATATTGGGTAATGTAATTAATGATGAAGATAAACGTGAGTCCAGTCATGGGACAATAAATGGATTAAGTCTCCTAGATATTGAATCAAGCTTTTCAAGAGCTGGAAAAATCGTTACACAGTCAATTGCAACAATACCTCAAGACATCAACGGACTTGCAGGTGAAATATTTAAAAACATTGTAGGCGAAGAGGTAAGGGGCTATGAAATCCATGAAGGAACCAGCAAACTTTTAAATTCCACACCACTTTTAAATATTGAAAAAGGTCAGGGAAATAATGATAACGGAAAAATCGATGGGGCATCTAACGACAATGTCTTTGCAACATATTTCCATGGAATATTCCACAATTACAATTTCAGAAGAGAGTTTTTAAATTATATCCGGGTTAAAAAAGGTCTTGAAGCCAAATATGGTGAAGATCCATATGAAACGCAAAAGGACTATTCCCTAAATAGATTGGCCGAAATTGTTGAAGAAAATTTAGATATGGACATTATTGATAACTTAGTATTTGCAAAAAAAGAGTAA
- a CDS encoding thiolase domain-containing protein: MRDVAIIGVSQTKFGELWDSSFRDLIAEAGVKALVDAEIDGADIEAMFVGNMSSGLFVQQEHIAALISDHVGLNPVPTTRVEAACASGGLALRQGIMAVASGFHDVVISAGVEKMTDVVDATPAIATASDQEWEAQQGATFPSLYAMIAKRHMYEYGTTREQLAQFSVVNHKNASKNPNAQFPFEVSVDKVINSTMVADPLTLLDCSPVSDGAAAIVMVPAEDAKKYSDTPIYVKASAQASGTLTLHDRKDLTTIESTKVASRKAYEMAGVTQKDIDLTEVHDCFSINGLLAVEDLGFAEKGKGGVAIEEGQTEIDGDFPINTSGGLKARGHPLGATGIAQAAEVIWQLRGEAGKRQVDGAEIGMTHNIGGTGGTAAVHIFGRDL; the protein is encoded by the coding sequence ATGAGAGATGTTGCGATTATAGGAGTTTCACAAACAAAATTCGGTGAATTATGGGATTCATCATTTAGAGATTTAATTGCTGAAGCAGGTGTAAAAGCGTTAGTAGATGCTGAAATAGATGGTGCAGACATTGAAGCAATGTTTGTTGGTAACATGTCATCTGGACTTTTTGTACAACAGGAACACATTGCTGCTCTTATCTCTGATCATGTTGGTCTTAATCCAGTTCCAACAACAAGAGTTGAAGCTGCCTGTGCATCAGGAGGTCTTGCATTAAGACAAGGTATTATGGCTGTTGCATCAGGATTCCATGATGTGGTAATTTCTGCAGGTGTGGAAAAAATGACAGATGTCGTTGATGCTACTCCGGCTATTGCCACCGCATCTGATCAGGAATGGGAAGCACAGCAAGGTGCTACTTTCCCATCATTATATGCAATGATTGCAAAAAGACATATGTACGAATACGGAACCACTCGTGAACAGCTGGCACAATTTTCTGTAGTGAACCATAAAAATGCATCTAAAAATCCAAATGCACAATTCCCCTTTGAAGTAAGTGTTGATAAAGTGATTAACTCAACAATGGTTGCAGATCCATTAACACTCTTGGACTGTTCTCCTGTAAGTGACGGAGCAGCAGCAATTGTAATGGTTCCTGCTGAAGATGCTAAAAAATATAGTGATACTCCAATTTATGTAAAAGCTTCCGCACAAGCTTCTGGAACCTTAACTTTACATGACAGAAAAGATTTAACTACCATTGAATCTACTAAAGTTGCATCCAGAAAGGCTTATGAAATGGCAGGGGTTACTCAAAAAGACATTGACTTGACTGAAGTACATGACTGTTTCTCAATCAATGGGCTTTTGGCTGTAGAAGATTTAGGATTTGCCGAAAAAGGTAAAGGTGGAGTGGCTATTGAAGAAGGACAGACTGAAATTGATGGTGATTTCCCTATCAACACATCAGGCGGTCTTAAGGCACGTGGACACCCATTAGGCGCCACAGGCATTGCTCAAGCTGCCGAAGTCATATGGCAACTTAGGGGAGAAGCCGGTAAACGTCAGGTGGATGGTGCGGAAATCGGTATGACTCACAACATTGGAGGTACTGGCGGTACTGCAGCTGTACACATTTTCGGAAGAGATTTATAA
- the ltrA gene encoding group II intron reverse transcriptase/maturase: MSYAQNNIVLESTTSYATLWSDTDWKKTYKYVNKQRFRIFRAESEGDSRKVRDLQRMLVRSPAALKVAIKRVTQTNKGKRTPGVDRYLALSDAERGKLFIKIINRNINKHNPKPVYRTQIPKSNGKTRSLGIPTIIDRVYQELLRLVLEPQWEARFEPISYGFRPARRVHDAMERIFHDIHYRRFNYVFEGDFKACFDTLSHEFIMEQLKGFPYVGLVEKFLKAGYVENGEFFSTNQGTPQGGLLSPLLANIALHGLENCLNISYYEYHSSKGYMTFITRGKYRVVRYADDFLIFARNKEDIEAIPNILKEYLDRRGLILSEDKTCFTTIFKGFDFLGFNVKIERDNKCIIKPSKDSVKKAKAKIKDIFEYAKGQNVEYLIDKLNPVLDGIAEFWKPMASSKAFSNLDNYIWKKNWKFLNHLHPNKSSGWIVNKYFPRPEKDDEHQDKWILTDSNTGKQLNKMSWTNIERHTMIKHNYSPLDKSKYDYFYKRRLSTANIFR; this comes from the coding sequence TTGAGTTATGCTCAAAACAACATTGTTTTAGAGTCCACAACATCATACGCTACGCTATGGTCTGATACTGATTGGAAGAAGACCTATAAGTATGTAAATAAACAAAGATTTAGGATATTTCGTGCCGAAAGTGAAGGTGATAGTCGAAAAGTTAGAGATTTACAGCGAATGTTAGTTCGTAGCCCTGCCGCATTAAAAGTAGCAATTAAAAGGGTTACACAGACAAATAAAGGTAAAAGAACTCCTGGTGTGGATAGATATCTTGCATTAAGCGATGCTGAACGAGGAAAATTGTTTATTAAGATAATAAATAGAAATATAAACAAACATAACCCCAAGCCTGTGTATAGGACTCAAATTCCGAAAAGTAATGGTAAAACTCGTTCTCTTGGTATTCCTACCATTATTGACAGAGTTTATCAGGAATTACTTCGTTTAGTCTTGGAGCCGCAATGGGAAGCTCGTTTTGAACCTATAAGTTATGGTTTTAGGCCTGCAAGACGAGTTCATGATGCAATGGAAAGAATTTTCCATGACATACATTATCGCAGATTCAATTATGTATTCGAGGGCGATTTCAAGGCATGCTTCGATACATTAAGCCATGAATTCATCATGGAACAATTAAAAGGATTTCCGTATGTCGGATTGGTTGAAAAGTTTCTTAAAGCTGGATATGTGGAAAATGGAGAATTTTTCTCCACCAATCAAGGAACTCCACAAGGAGGGTTGTTATCGCCATTGCTAGCAAATATTGCCTTACATGGATTAGAAAACTGTTTAAATATTTCATATTATGAATACCATAGCAGTAAAGGTTATATGACTTTTATTACTCGTGGAAAATATCGGGTTGTGAGGTATGCCGATGATTTTCTTATATTTGCAAGAAATAAGGAAGATATAGAAGCAATACCTAACATTCTTAAAGAATATTTGGATAGGAGAGGTTTAATCCTCTCTGAAGACAAAACTTGTTTCACAACCATCTTTAAAGGATTTGATTTCCTAGGTTTTAATGTTAAAATCGAAAGAGATAATAAATGCATTATTAAACCATCAAAAGACTCTGTTAAAAAGGCTAAAGCCAAAATTAAAGATATCTTCGAATATGCTAAGGGACAGAATGTGGAATATCTCATTGATAAGTTAAACCCAGTGCTTGATGGCATTGCAGAATTTTGGAAACCTATGGCTTCTTCTAAAGCATTTTCAAATCTTGACAATTATATTTGGAAGAAAAATTGGAAATTCCTAAATCATCTTCATCCTAATAAAAGTTCTGGTTGGATAGTTAATAAATATTTCCCCAGACCTGAGAAAGATGATGAACATCAAGATAAATGGATTTTAACTGACTCAAATACAGGTAAACAGTTGAATAAAATGTCATGGACTAATATTGAAAGGCATACAATGATTAAACATAACTATTCGCCTTTGGACAAAAGCAAATATGATTACTTTTACAAAAGAAGACTATCGACTGCAAATATTTTCAGATAA
- the rhuM gene encoding RhuM family protein yields MPEFKLIEKLLYKSEQNDIEAEFIIGNETLWSSQKVIAEIFGTTSANISMHFSNIIQEGELNEKEVSISSKDLFKDNSDFIKKSLKKSNNRGRPQKWYNLDAIISIGYRINSKEATQFRRWANKILKEYMVKGFVIDKELLKKGGRFTEDYFDELLETIREIRASERRFNQKITDIYATSFDYDKNADITKEFFATVQNKLIYAISNHTAAEIIETRSDIEKTHMGLTTWKKAPNGKILQSDVVISKNYLNQKELSRLNSLVEGFLNLAESRAEDRIPMGMKDWKELLDDYLKLRRLPILVDKGKISAEEAREHVLEKYEKFRVVQDKNFISDFDQMILDIKRLEGK; encoded by the coding sequence ATGCCAGAATTCAAACTTATTGAAAAGTTATTATACAAAAGTGAACAGAACGATATAGAAGCTGAATTCATAATTGGTAACGAAACATTATGGTCAAGTCAAAAAGTCATAGCAGAAATATTTGGAACAACTTCCGCCAATATTTCAATGCATTTCTCAAATATCATTCAGGAAGGTGAGCTAAATGAAAAAGAAGTAAGCATATCTTCTAAAGACCTTTTTAAAGATAATTCTGATTTTATTAAGAAATCCTTAAAAAAATCAAATAATCGAGGTAGGCCCCAAAAATGGTATAATCTTGATGCAATCATATCAATAGGATATAGAATCAACAGTAAAGAAGCAACCCAGTTTCGTCGTTGGGCCAATAAAATTTTAAAGGAATATATGGTAAAAGGATTTGTCATAGATAAAGAACTTCTGAAAAAAGGTGGAAGATTTACAGAAGACTATTTTGATGAATTATTAGAAACAATTCGTGAGATAAGGGCTTCAGAGAGAAGATTCAATCAAAAAATCACTGACATTTATGCAACAAGTTTTGATTATGACAAAAATGCAGATATCACAAAAGAATTCTTTGCTACAGTGCAGAACAAACTGATATATGCAATAAGCAACCATACTGCTGCTGAAATCATAGAAACACGAAGCGATATTGAAAAAACGCATATGGGATTGACAACTTGGAAAAAAGCACCAAATGGAAAAATACTCCAAAGTGATGTAGTCATATCAAAAAATTATCTAAATCAGAAGGAATTATCTAGATTAAACAGTTTAGTAGAAGGTTTTTTAAATTTAGCTGAATCACGTGCAGAAGATAGAATCCCAATGGGCATGAAGGATTGGAAGGAACTGCTGGATGATTACCTTAAACTTCGAAGGCTGCCAATCCTAGTTGACAAAGGTAAAATCTCTGCCGAAGAAGCCAGAGAACATGTTCTTGAAAAATATGAAAAATTCCGAGTTGTACAAGATAAGAACTTCATTTCTGACTTTGATCAAATGATTTTAGATATAAAACGACTAGAGGGAAAATAA
- the lonB gene encoding ATP-dependent protease LonB yields MKFEEQESIEDSQSEEIVEPEIKETGESEENQPMLDYDNIKSSQDIEVPPLLIDQVIGHEESIETIKKAAKQRRNVLLIGDPGVGKSMLAKGMAQILPHESLQDVLVYPNMEDNNHPLIRSVPAGEGKKIVKATKGSAKGHEERKTIITMFVIGGILVIGFMYGRLLESIIAAALILLISIQIKPKNTSMAPKLLVNNEESRFAPFMDATGAHAGALLGDVRHDPYQSGGLGTPAHERVEAGMIHKANKGVLYIDEIGTMSMKTQQELLSAMQEKQYSITGQSENSSGAMVRSQAAPCDFVLVASGNLQVLEGMHIAMRSRIRGYGYEVFMKDYMEDTTENREKLVQFVAQEVKNDGRIPHFAIDALDEIIMEAKRRSGKQNALTLRLRDLGGLVRSAGDVAIEKGESIVTAEHVVEAKKYARTLEQQIADRSIVQRKDYSMVSAEGGRVGLINGLAVIGDRSGIVSPIAAEAAPTQSKNGGQIIATGKLGEIAQESVQNVSALIKKYTNKDISQYDIHIQFIQTYDGVEGDSASVSIATAVISAIEEIPIDQTVALTGSLNVRGDVMPIGGATAKIEAAAEAGMKKVLIPKSNLKDVMIEKKYEDMIEIIPTETLSDVLENILISGSSKDKLIEKMKNIGSKVVKKVPQTNLNNPTTH; encoded by the coding sequence ATGAAATTTGAAGAGCAAGAATCCATTGAAGATTCTCAAAGTGAAGAAATTGTTGAGCCGGAAATAAAAGAAACTGGTGAAAGTGAAGAAAACCAACCCATGTTAGATTATGATAATATTAAAAGTTCACAAGATATTGAAGTTCCACCCTTATTAATTGATCAGGTAATTGGACATGAAGAGTCTATTGAAACAATTAAAAAGGCAGCTAAACAAAGAAGGAATGTTTTGCTTATAGGTGATCCTGGTGTAGGTAAATCAATGCTTGCAAAAGGTATGGCGCAAATTTTGCCACATGAAAGTCTTCAGGACGTGTTGGTATATCCTAACATGGAAGATAACAATCATCCACTTATAAGGTCAGTTCCTGCTGGGGAAGGTAAAAAAATTGTAAAAGCAACAAAAGGATCTGCAAAAGGTCATGAAGAAAGAAAAACCATTATTACAATGTTTGTAATTGGTGGGATATTGGTAATCGGATTTATGTATGGCAGATTGCTGGAATCTATTATTGCAGCGGCGTTAATTTTACTTATATCTATCCAAATCAAACCAAAAAATACAAGCATGGCTCCAAAATTATTAGTTAACAATGAAGAATCAAGATTTGCACCATTTATGGATGCGACTGGAGCACATGCTGGTGCACTCCTTGGAGATGTACGCCACGATCCATATCAATCCGGAGGGCTTGGAACTCCAGCACATGAACGTGTGGAAGCGGGAATGATTCACAAAGCTAATAAAGGGGTTTTATACATTGATGAAATTGGTACAATGAGCATGAAAACTCAACAAGAATTGTTATCTGCAATGCAGGAAAAACAATATTCTATCACCGGTCAAAGTGAAAACTCAAGTGGAGCAATGGTGAGGTCCCAAGCGGCACCATGTGATTTTGTTTTAGTGGCATCCGGAAACCTTCAAGTTCTTGAAGGAATGCATATTGCAATGAGATCTAGAATTAGGGGATATGGTTACGAAGTGTTCATGAAAGATTACATGGAGGACACGACTGAGAACAGAGAAAAATTAGTTCAATTCGTAGCTCAGGAAGTTAAAAATGATGGAAGGATTCCTCATTTTGCAATTGATGCTTTAGATGAAATTATCATGGAAGCCAAAAGAAGATCAGGTAAACAAAATGCATTAACTTTAAGGTTAAGGGACTTAGGCGGGCTTGTACGTTCTGCAGGTGATGTGGCTATTGAAAAAGGAGAAAGTATTGTAACTGCCGAACATGTGGTTGAAGCTAAAAAATACGCAAGAACATTGGAACAACAAATTGCTGACAGATCCATTGTTCAAAGAAAAGATTATAGTATGGTTTCTGCTGAAGGTGGAAGGGTTGGTCTTATTAACGGACTTGCAGTAATTGGAGACAGAAGCGGTATTGTATCACCAATCGCCGCTGAAGCAGCACCGACCCAATCTAAAAATGGCGGTCAAATCATTGCCACAGGTAAACTAGGTGAAATTGCTCAGGAATCAGTTCAAAACGTAAGTGCATTAATTAAAAAATACACCAACAAGGATATCTCTCAATATGATATTCACATTCAGTTTATCCAAACTTATGATGGTGTGGAAGGGGATTCTGCCAGTGTAAGTATTGCAACAGCAGTAATTTCAGCTATTGAAGAAATCCCGATTGATCAAACTGTAGCATTAACCGGTTCACTTAATGTGCGTGGAGATGTAATGCCTATTGGTGGAGCAACTGCTAAAATTGAAGCGGCAGCGGAAGCTGGAATGAAAAAAGTATTGATTCCAAAATCTAACCTAAAAGATGTTATGATTGAGAAAAAATATGAAGATATGATTGAAATAATCCCAACTGAAACTCTAAGTGATGTTTTGGAAAATATTTTAATTAGCGGATCCAGTAAAGATAAACTAATTGAAAAAATGAAAAACATCGGGTCTAAAGTTGTTAAAAAAGTTCCACAAACTAATTTAAACAATCCAACTACTCATTAG
- a CDS encoding DUF1848 domain-containing protein — MIINTGSRTDIPAFFSKWFYNRISEGFVCTRNPYNDDIYKYPLDPKIIDCLCFCSKNPKPMLNDLDNLDDFNQFWFVTINPYDKDVEVNVPNFKNVIKSFKRLSDYLGINNVSWRYDPIFISEKYDLDFHIEMFTKIAHELRGYTTDCTISFIDLYRKVLRNFPDAVDVATEERLIIGSEFSKVANDCNIKMKTCVEGTLLDKFGFDSSGCMTQNVIEKAIGKNLKIPKGKYRIRECDCIFGRDIGAYNTCLHGCKYCYATVNPKRAQKNYKLHNSCSPLLIGNIKDSDIVKEVREPSYIDTQQKLL; from the coding sequence ATGATAATTAACACAGGTTCCAGAACCGATATTCCCGCTTTTTTTAGTAAATGGTTTTATAACAGGATTAGTGAAGGATTTGTTTGCACCCGCAATCCTTATAATGATGACATTTATAAATATCCGCTGGATCCTAAAATAATTGACTGCTTATGCTTTTGCAGTAAAAATCCAAAACCTATGCTTAATGATTTGGATAATCTTGATGATTTCAATCAGTTCTGGTTTGTAACTATTAATCCTTATGATAAAGACGTTGAAGTTAATGTCCCTAATTTTAAAAATGTTATTAAATCTTTTAAAAGGTTATCGGACTATTTGGGAATTAATAATGTGTCTTGGAGATATGATCCTATTTTTATTTCAGAAAAATATGATTTAGATTTTCATATTGAAATGTTCACTAAAATTGCACATGAACTTAGAGGTTACACTACTGACTGCACAATCAGTTTCATTGATTTGTATCGGAAGGTTTTAAGAAATTTTCCAGATGCGGTGGATGTTGCAACTGAAGAGAGATTAATTATTGGCAGTGAATTTTCAAAAGTTGCGAATGACTGCAATATTAAGATGAAAACTTGTGTTGAAGGAACTCTTCTAGATAAATTTGGTTTTGATTCAAGTGGATGTATGACTCAAAATGTGATTGAGAAAGCTATTGGTAAAAATTTAAAAATCCCTAAAGGAAAATATAGGATCCGTGAATGTGATTGTATATTTGGGAGGGATATTGGAGCATACAATACCTGCCTTCATGGATGCAAGTATTGTTATGCAACCGTAAATCCAAAACGGGCTCAGAAGAACTATAAGCTACATAACTCATGCTCTCCACTTTTGATTGGCAATATTAAGGATAGTGATATTGTGAAAGAAGTTAGGGAGCCAAGTTATATAGATACTCAACAAAAACTACTTTAA
- a CDS encoding hydroxymethylglutaryl-CoA synthase: MVGIVGYGAHVPSYRIKVEEIAKVWGDDPIALSNGLIVNEKSVPSPDEDTATIAVTAARYALARAQIDPSKIGAVYVGSESHPYAVKPTASIVAEAVCATPKLTAADLEFACKAGTAGIQMSMGLVKSGMVDYALAIGADTSQGAPGDALEYTASAGGAAYIVGEKDTIADINHTCSYTTDTPDFYRREGQDYPSHGGRFTGEPAYFKHVLSAAKMLFDETDSKPEDYDYACFHQPNGKFYLRAGKKLGFGSEQIKQGLLTPNIGNTYSGAVPLALSNILDVAEPGDNIFVISYGSGAGSDGFTITVKDEIVERRELAPKTEDIISKKTYVDYAVYAKFKGKIKM, from the coding sequence ATGGTAGGAATAGTAGGATATGGGGCACATGTGCCATCATATAGAATAAAGGTAGAAGAAATTGCTAAAGTATGGGGGGATGACCCTATAGCTTTATCAAATGGTTTAATTGTTAATGAAAAATCTGTTCCTTCTCCTGATGAAGACACTGCAACTATTGCAGTAACTGCTGCAAGATATGCACTTGCAAGAGCTCAAATTGATCCGTCAAAAATCGGGGCTGTTTATGTTGGTTCCGAATCACATCCATATGCGGTAAAACCAACTGCTTCCATTGTTGCTGAAGCAGTTTGTGCGACTCCAAAATTGACTGCCGCTGATTTAGAATTTGCTTGTAAAGCTGGAACTGCAGGCATTCAAATGTCAATGGGATTAGTTAAATCCGGTATGGTTGACTATGCATTAGCTATTGGAGCAGATACTTCACAAGGGGCTCCGGGTGATGCTTTGGAATACACCGCATCTGCTGGTGGAGCCGCTTATATTGTCGGTGAAAAAGACACAATTGCTGATATTAATCATACCTGTAGTTATACAACAGATACTCCTGATTTTTACAGAAGGGAAGGTCAAGATTATCCATCTCACGGTGGACGTTTTACAGGAGAACCTGCTTACTTTAAACATGTTTTAAGTGCAGCAAAAATGTTATTTGATGAAACTGACTCAAAACCTGAAGATTATGATTATGCATGTTTCCACCAACCTAACGGTAAATTTTACTTGAGGGCGGGTAAAAAATTAGGATTCGGTTCAGAACAAATTAAACAAGGATTATTAACTCCTAATATTGGAAATACTTATTCTGGTGCTGTACCATTAGCTTTATCTAATATTTTAGACGTGGCTGAACCTGGAGATAACATATTTGTCATTTCATATGGATCCGGTGCTGGAAGTGATGGTTTTACAATAACTGTCAAAGATGAAATTGTTGAAAGAAGAGAATTAGCTCCAAAAACAGAAGATATCATCAGTAAAAAAACCTATGTTGATTATGCTGTATATGCTAAATTCAAAGGTAAAATTAAAATGTAA